The window TGTAAGTCCTATTAAAGAATATTGAAAAATAGGCATAACTTCATGCAATGATGGGTACCCCATCTGGTGCAAAAGTGATACAGTATTCACATTTCCCCCAGACACAGAATTAACAAAAGAATGTACGGAAGACGTAATAAAATGAGGTGCAAGATAATACGAGAAAATGGAAAACATGACAATAAAGATGCCGGTAATTACAAGTCCTAGCCTCATATTTTAGAGGCAAAACGGAAGCTAATATTCACTTGTTTGTAATAAAAACAAATAACACATCATGATGATAAAATTAGAAAGAAATGGTGGAATTAGACATACGGGCAAACAGAGTTCCAAAGGGTTTTTTTCATAAGGAAAGAAAATGTGAGAAAACTAAGTGCGGTAAAGAAGGCATCTATTCGTCAAAACTAGGGTATTTTTGTCTTGATCACATATTAGACTATGATATGCCATGCCCAAGTTATGACTGTCCAAGAAACGGACTCGCCATGGATAAATTGATTTCTAAGATAGAAAAAGACATCAAGGGAGACATGCATCAGATATTTCAGTGTCCATCATGCAATTATAGACATGACCATACTGTACATGTCTAGTGTAGAGTTTAAAAAAACCAAGCTAAAATATCCACAAAATTCCACTGGAGACTTAAGATGTCATCAGAGCACTTCACTAAATGGCTACCCATAACTGACCAGGCCTAGAATCGTGAGGGTTTTTGTGATTCTCTCACGATGATATTAATTCGGTCATAGTTTCACAACTAGAATCATTTCCAACATGACTACCAGGTTTACTAGTTACCACATTTGGCAAGATAATTCAGAAAAAATAATCACGTGATGTAATTTTCCAATAATAGATTTGAGATCAAATTTTCCGCCCAAAAATATCCTTTTGACAACCAATTTGACTAAAAATAACGGTTTTTTAGATTCATGCCTGAAGGCTAAACCCCCTGTTATTTTCCTACCACTAGGAATGACATGATTTTTTCAAAAATGCCTGATTTTAGGGGGGGTGTAACACTTGTGCGTACATATGAAAGCCAACAGTCAAACCACCCCCATCTCCCCACAAGAGTCCCCATATTCTTTTGTAGCATGAATAAAAGTTAAACCCCCTTTTTTTGACCTATTTTGGCGTTCATTTTTTAAATTTTAGAATACGTTGACAAAAAATGAGCGCAACGTGGTAGGAAAAGTCTAGAATTTCAGGGGTTTTGAGTACAGATTAGCCCTAAAACTGGAGGGTATTTAGCTAAAAACTAGGTCAGAAAAACAAGAATTTACTAAAAATTAAACTAGAGATTCTTCAGGATGACGCCATATGGTAGGAAGTTTTTCTATTTGCTCAAGTATCTCAAGCGCTTCATTACTGTCTCTTTTTTTCACAGCAGTTGCAAAAGCAAATCCCAATTTTACTGCCTCCGGAGTTAGGTCTTTTACTTTATCAATATCTTTTCCCTCTCTTCTCATTCTTTCTCCCAATGCACAAGATTTCCAGTTGTCAGACAAGGTATGTTCTATTAGACCAAGTGGTTTTTGCAATCTTTGCCTCCAGTCAGATAATTCAATTCTTCCTAAAATGTCATCAAGTTTTTGAGTGTAAAACACTCTCATGATTTTTTCGTGTGAAAAGATGTACTTAATATTTTTGTCAATTTACAGTTTTTATCATCTCAGGGATTTTCTCACGCGCTTGAACAATTTCTATTTCCACAGTTTCTATTGGCTCATCTACCACATTTCTTTTTATTGAAAACATTTTTGGTTTATCAAAATCTTTAGTGCAGTCGGGACATGCATAAACCAGAACCCTGTATTCATTGGGAGCTTTAGGATTTGAAAGGCGAGGATAGTAAACTAATCTACCCCCACAATCCACGCAATATCTATTTGCGCGTCTTGTTCTGGCCAATGTGGACCTCCTGCATGTATCATCATGATATGATCCGTATTAGATCCATATTGTCTAATAGAATAAACTAAAACGTGATCGCATTATAATATTTCACAACTCGAATTTAGAAATATACAGCATCAACATGTTGCGCAAGATGAACCATGACAAAAAACAATATTTCAGAATTCGAATTTAGAAACATTAAAGCGCCGCCCGCCAGACTTGAACTGGCGACCCGCTGGTTAACAGCCAGCTGCTCTACCACGCTGAGCTAGGGCGGCAATAGACTTGTTCGTAGGATAAGCGGATTTATTCTTTGCTGAGACTATTTTTCGATCTTGTCGAGCTTCTCGAAAAGATAAACACCATCAAGGAAAACTCTATGATCTTTATTTTTGACTTTGGTGTTTTGTTGTAAGCTTCCAGCAGTTTGTGAAACATCAGTAAGTACGGGTCCAGTGATTATGATGTCATCTCCTTTTGAAACTACTTTGGTTTCACCAAATATTTTCGATGTCCTAGCAGCACGTTCGCCTTGGAAGTTTTCTACATGGATATATCCATCTTTTATTTTCACGGTGATTGGAAAGTGTGCATAAACTACTTTCATCTTGAAGGTATATCCAGTTTGGACTCCTTTGAATAAAGTATTGATGATAGATTCCGCAGTCTTGAATATTGCATAATCTCTTTTACGAACACCAACAGACTTCAATACAACATTTTTGCCTTCTATTTGCAAATCTACAGGTATTTTCTTGAATGCTTTTCTTGTTTTTCCAAGTGGTCCTTGAACATGCAAGATTTTATGAGTTACAGATGCCTTGACAGAATCTGGAATTGGAATTGTAACCTGATGCAGCTCAACTTCTTTAGTAGACAAATCCTATCAATAGCCCTCCCAAGCCTTTTTTTATTGCCTCATGATGAGACATTACTCCTTGATTTGTTGTTACAATCAGCATACCACGTGAGTATGATGGTAGATATTGTTGTTCCCATTTTGCATATCCGTCCTTTTTCACTTTGAATCTAGGTGTAATTGCTCCACATTTTGTAATTTTAGCCAATAACTGTATCTTGAACTTTCCACCTTTCTTGTCATCTACGTGTTCAAATTCACCGATATAGCTATGATTTTGCAATGTTTTTAGAACATCGGTTGCAAGCTTTGAAGTTGGCAGAACTACACAGTCTCCCTTTCGTCTTGCTTCTGTGTTGTACAAAGTTACAAACATGTTTGCTAGAATATTAGTTGTCGGCATATCTATCACTTGAATTTCCTAAATCCTAAAGAATTGGCAACTTCTCTAAAGCATCTTCTGCAAAGATCAAGATCATATTTTTGAATTACTGCATTATAATCGCCACATCTTTTACACCATCTAGAACCTTTTCCGAACTTGTGTTCTGTCCTTCCAGTTATTTTGTAATCACGATTCTTCATACTATACCACTTGAATTCCAAACTCACGGGTTAGAAATGCTTTTGCTTCTTCTGCTGTTATAACATGAGTGCGTCCAATACTTGCCTTGTGTTTACTTCTTACTCTAATACTGAAGCCCGGTCTTGTCAATGAAATAGCAATATCTAATCCCAAGATACCGTCTTGTGGATCATACTTTACTCCTGGAATATCAATATGTTCTCTTATGCCAAAAGAGAGATTTCCAAAGTCATCAAATGATGAACCTTTTACTTGATTTCCTTTTGCTGCAAACAATCTCTTAATCAATTGAATTGCAGGTTCATTTCTTACAGTCACTGCAACACCGATTGGTTCACCCTTGTGTACACCCCAATCACGTTGTGTTGCTCTTGCGTATCGTGGTGATGGTTGTTGACCAGAAATATGTTTTAATGCACGTTTAGCCTTTTCAAGTGGTTCACCGGATTTTCCTACACCCATGTTTAGAACTACTTTGGAAATTGAAATCTTTTTCATTGGAGATTCAGTTTGTTGTTTAGCCATATCTATCACTGGATTTGTATGACAGGTTTGTCTTTTCCTACTGCCATTACTAGGTCTGCCGGAATCTCGATTTGTCTATCACCCAAATCAACATCTGCTCTTTTTGGAAGAACAAATGTTCCAGGCTTTAGTTCAACAATTTTACCCATACGTCCTGCATTTACTCCACTTGTTATCATAACTTGAACACCTTTTTCAAGAGTTATCACATTTAGTATTTTGGTTTTTGGAACTTCAACCACGCATGTATCTCCAACATTTACTTTAGTATCTGTAACAAGTGTTCTTCCATCATGAAATCCGAGTTGAGTTTTTTTATCTTTGATTGTCACTTTTCTAGTTACTTTGAGTAGTTTTTTTGTCTTTTCTGAAGAGTCAATTTTAATTGGTTTTAGAACAGTCAAATCTTTTGGTACAAGCCTATAGACATCAGATACTCCTTCCAATTCTACAACATCCATCAAGCCAATACCGTGGTGAAGTGAGCTTCTTACCACTCCATCAACTTTTACTTTCCCTCCATATATCACAGATTTTGCTTCTCTCAGAGAAGTTGCAAGTTTTAGAGTATCACGTATAAACACTGCAGTTGGAATGGAAATATCTTTTTTATGACCACCGGGTTTGACAGTAACAACAAATCTCTTGTCTTTTCTTGTAATGCCCCAGAAGAGTGGAGCCATTTGTCTTTTTAGTTTTTTACTGCCTGAAATACTAACCATTATTTAGTCCCCTTTTTTTCATTTTTAGATTTGTCTTTCTTATCATCTGACTTTGATTCATTCTTTGTTTCCTTTGGTTTTTCTTTTTTAGCCTCTTTTTGTTCTTTTGGTTTTGTTTCTTTGTTTTCAGGAGATGATGTTACTTTTGCAGTTTTTGGTTTTTGTCCTTCAAGTCTGCTTTGTCTCCACTTGTCTTCAAGATTAAGTGAAGTAATGATAACGTTTGATGGATGAATGTAAATGTCAACATTTCCGCCTTTGAGTTTTTCTCGTTTTATACCCTCAATTGCAATACCTCTTTTTTCGGTAGACACTCGTGTAACTTTACCTTCAATTCCTTTGAATTCGCCACGCAATACTTTAACGCTATCACCTTCAATTACACGCATACTACTGCAATGATATTTTTCTTTTAGATCCTTAGACAGATGTGAACCAAGTTGCTTGCTTTGCAAGTGCTGAGATGCAGCATACAACATTTTTTTTCTTATTGTTGTAGGTTTCATTTTATACCACCATCGATGCCAAGTTTGCGATTCTTGGATATTTCTCTGCTGCTTCTACTGCTACAGGGCCTTTAATTTCTGTGCCTTTGATTTCACCCTCAGGCGTTACAAGCACTGCAGCATTATCTTCAAAAGTTACTCTTACTCCGCTTAATCTTCTTACAGGATATTTCTGTCTTACAATCACGGCACCAAATATTTGTCCTCTTAATTCACCAGGACCTTTCTTTACAACAACATTACAAAAGTCACCAACAGCAGCTGATGGATATCTAGCTACTCTAGTCTTTGTTTTTTGAACCATCACAATCTCCAAAATCTTGGCACCTGTGTTATCAGCACAAATTACTTGTGCACCAAGTGGAAGTGCTCTAGTAACATATGGTCGGAATTCTTGAACACCTTTTGCAGATACTGCACGACTCTTTGTTGCTGCCATTATGATACTACCTCAACTACTACAAATGATACACTTTTTGAAATAGGCCTACATTCAGCTGTAAGAACGACATCTCCTTCTTTTACATCAATGCATTGTGGTCTGTGAGCATGCAATTTACTTTGGCTACGTGCATATCTCTTGTATTTTATATCCAATCTTGGAAATTCTTGTTGTACAACTACTGTTCTTGGTGCTTTTGCACTGACTACTTTACCTTGTACTAGTTTTCCTCGAATACTCAAAATACCATGAAATGGACAAAGAGTGTCGTCACATTTTGATTTTGGTTCTTTTACTTGAAGACCTATGTTTCTTGTCATGCTTTAACCCCCATTCTTTCATATGATCTTTTCATTATAGTGTTTCCATTAACACTGACAGGCATGCCATCAATATGAAATTGCCATGTAGAGTAGTTTTTTGGAATCATTTTTACTCCTGTAACAGTTTGAATGAAAAACATTGATTTTGTTTCATCAAGTATTTTTCCGCTCAATCCCACAAGTTGATTATTGCTAGATTGCACTATAGAAGTATCAAGTCCAATCAATTCATGATAGAATATATTTTGTGATGTTATCATTTGGATTTCATCTCATTTAATCTGGTTAATACTCTTGCGATATCTCTTCGAAGTGGTTTTACCTTTCCACTATCTTTTCGTAATGTTCCTTTTGATGCTTCAATCTTTAGTTTTGTTAATTCCGAACGTAATTGTGCCAATCTATCTTTAAGATCTGTTTCATTGAATTCCCGTACAGTTTTCATTTTTATGCGAGCCATTACTTGAGTTCCTCTTCCACTTCTTCAAAGGTTTCAACTGATTCGATTAATTTCTCTTCTATTTCAATTGCTTCACTTTCTGTACGAGGTTTGGTTGGATCAATCTGAGTTTCCTCTACAATCTCAACTTCTTCTGGCAACTCTGATTTTTGTTTCAAATCTTTCTTTATAGCCTTGAATTCAAATTCTGGAACAAATCTTTCCTTTCTTGCTATTCTAATTCTAACTCCAATAAGACCCATCTTTGTTTGTACATGAGCAATATCTTCTGAAACCACTACTGCTGCTTGATGTCCTGCTCTTGGGAGTATACCTTTACTATGTTTTTCAAAACTAGAACGGTCTCCACGTAATTTTCCAGATGTAGTAATCTGCACACCCATGGCACCGGCCTCCATTATAGTTTGCATGGTCCACATGACTGCACGTCTAAATGCAGTTCCTTTTGCAAGGTGTTGTGACATTCTATTGCACATAACACTAGGCTCAAGTTCTGGTTTTACTATTTCAATTACTGAAATTTGTGGATTTTTAAGACCAAAATCAGTTTCCAAGACTTTTGTAAGATCGCGTATTCCACTACCTTTTCTTCCAATTACAATACCTGGTCTTGTAACATGCAATCCTACCCTTGTACCAGTAGGAGTTTTTTGAATATCTACTTCAGAAAAACCTGCTTCCTTGATTGCCTCTCTAAGATAGTCTTTTAGAAGCATCAACTTGTAACTGTCATTGATTACGTTTTTCACAGAAGACATGTTAAATCTCCTGAGCTACTAGCTCAACGTGAGTAAGAATGTCAACTTTTGGAGTAGCACGACCCATTGCACGAGGAGTAAATCTTTCCAGTTTTCTACCCTTGTGAACAGTTGCATTGATTATTTTTAGACGATCAAGATCCATTCCACGATATTCTGCATTTGATTCCAGATTATCTAATAATCGTATGAATTCAGATGCTGCTTTTTGAGGATATCTTCCAGACATTACACCAGAATCAGACTTGTGCCCAACTTCGTTATGATATCTTTTGAATGGAACAGCGCGTTCTAGACCAACAACGGATTGCAAGTATATCCTTGCAGATTCAATTGATTTTCCTTTGATAGTGTGTGCAATTTCTCTTGCATGTTTGTGAGATATTGTTTTTTCTCGTAATGCAGCACGTACGTGTCGTGTTTTATCATAATTTTGGAAGGCGTAGCTAAAATGCATATGTATCACTTTAATGGCACGTACAAACTAGACCTAGATGCGCCAACACCAGGTGCTCCATGTACAACTCTCTTGTTAGTTCTTACAAATTCTCCCAGATAATGTCCTACCATTTCCTGTCTAATTGTAACTGGTAAGAATTCTTTTCCTGAATAAACATGAATTGTCAATCCCACAAAATAGGGCAAAATAATGACATCTCGTAGATGTGTCTTGATTTGTGTATTAGATTTACCTGCTTTGGCAGATTTAATTTCTTCTAAAAGTTTGCGTTTTCCGTCAGTGATGCCTCGTCTAAGTGATCTTCTTGCCCTGGATGGCAATAATTCAAATAATTTTTCTAGAGAGAGGTTTTGGATCTCTTCTAATTGCAAACCGCGGTACTTGTATTCTTTAACCATTCATACTCACTACTACTTTATTTGATTCCAGTTTGACCATATTATAGCATTCCTATCTTGGTGGCCAAGTCCCGTGCCTTTTCAACTGTTTGGAATTTAACAAATGCTTTTTTGCCATAAACTGTCCTGCACACATTTAGTCCAACTGGATCTTCTTTATAGAGCAATTTTATTGCCTCGATAATTTTTGGTTTTGTAGCTTCTTCTCTTACCAAAAAGCATATTCTGCTCTCGTTTTCTACTAATGCAAAAGTTTTTTCAGTAATATACGGCTTTAATATTATATGAGTTGCTTCTTCAAGATTCATTTCGTTGTCACCAGAATTTCAAGATGAGGAGATTTTATCTTTGATATTTCTTCAATTGCACCTTTTGAGAATACAGTTAGTCTGACAGGTTGTGCACCTGGAGCCAGATCAAGTACGCTAAGGTTCTTCGCGTCTACCACATCAACTCCCAACAATGAGCCTGATGCTTTGGCAAGGTTCTTTGAATCTTTTACAACTAGTAAGATACTTTTTCCAACTTTTGTTTTACGACCTCTTAAAAGAGGTTTTCCGGAACGCCCCTTTAGTCTATTTCTCAGTCTATCTACATCTTGTGTCAGATTTAGTGAATCTAGAATCTTTGCCAATTCTTTTGATTTTGAAACTGATTCAATTTGATCAGATACAACTAGTGGTAGAGTTGTGATCTTGTCTATTTTGTGACCTCTAAGTTTTACAAGTGTTGATGATGTTGTTGCAGCAAGTGCAGAGCACAAAGCAAGTTTATTTTCTTTTTTGTTGAGCATTTTATATATCACCCGCTCAGAAGTTGGTGGATGAGCTTGTCTTCCCTTTCTAACCATTGCAACTCCACCAGCTTGACCCTGTCTGCCACCTCCACCACCAGCCATTCTTGCAACTCTTGCTTGATGATGACCAGTAGGAGGACTGTTAGATTCTGCAACTACGTCCATACCGGCATTTGGATATCTGCCTTGTCTTTGAAATGAATGGGATTCTAGATGAATGTAAGCTCTGTGAATTAGATCGTTTCTAACAGGAGTAGAAAATACAAGAGGTAACTCAATGTCACCATCAACAGATCCTGTTGTGGATAATACTGGAACTTTCATACCATTATCTCCAATATTTTTGGTTGTGTCACCTTGGATAATTTCGGCCTAACAGGAGCACGGAGTTTTACAAGTCTCTTATATGTTCCAGGAATTGAGCCACGTAAGATGACGTAATCTCCTTCCACTAGACCAAAGTGTTTGTAACCTCCAGGAGGATTAATTTTTAGTTCATCATTTTGAGAATTACTTACTATCATTATTCTATTGTTGTACTGGATTCGTTGGTGGAAACCTCGTTGTCCGGCTCTTGGAACAGAGTACATGATGGTTGCAGGACTGATTGGACCTAGAGTACCAAGAGCTCTTACACTTTTTCTGGACTTGTGTTGCTTTTTCTTTACACCCCATCTTGTGATTGGACCTTCAATACCTTTTCCTTTTGTAATTGCAGCTACATCAACTTCAGATCCTTTTTGGAAGACTTGATCCACTTTGACTTCTTTTCCTAACAAGTCTTTTAGAAACGTAAATTGCTTTGAAATGTCTCCACCTTTTACTGCAACTTCAAACACATATGGTTTCTTTTGTTCAAGTCCGGCTTTTCGTGGAAGAATAGCTGCAATTGCGTAAAGTTCTTCTATTATGCCAAGAGATTTTTCTGCTTTTTCCAGTCCCTTTTCATCAGTCTTTGTTTTGAAGAGTCTAGAAATTTCTTTAGGCAAATCTTTTGCATAAACATCAAAAGTAGAATCTATTCCATATCTATCCTTAGAATATCCCCTAATTCCAATTATGGTCATCGGAGGGGTAACTACAACAGTACCAAGTCCAACAAGTTGTTTACCAAAGTTAGGTGTCTTTTCTCTGTCATCAATGCTTGCGATTCTCATACATGCTGCCTTGAATCCGGCATAACCAAGAAGTTTTGGCTGTTC of the Candidatus Nitrosotalea sinensis genome contains:
- a CDS encoding 50S ribosomal protein L6, producing MSTKEVELHQVTIPIPDSVKASVTHKILHVQGPLGKTRKAFKKIPVDLQIEGKNVVLKSVGVRKRDYAIFKTAESIINTLFKGVQTGYTFKMKVVYAHFPITVKIKDGYIHVENFQGERAARTSKIFGETKVVSKGDDIIITGPVLTDVSQTAGSLQQNTKVKNKDHRVFLDGVYLFEKLDKIEK
- a CDS encoding 30S ribosomal protein S8: MPTTNILANMFVTLYNTEARRKGDCVVLPTSKLATDVLKTLQNHSYIGEFEHVDDKKGGKFKIQLLAKITKCGAITPRFKVKKDGYAKWEQQYLPSYSRGMLIVTTNQGVMSHHEAIKKGLGGLLIGFVY
- a CDS encoding 30S ribosomal protein S14, producing MKNRDYKITGRTEHKFGKGSRWCKRCGDYNAVIQKYDLDLCRRCFREVANSLGFRKFK
- a CDS encoding 50S ribosomal protein L5, whose protein sequence is MAKQQTESPMKKISISKVVLNMGVGKSGEPLEKAKRALKHISGQQPSPRYARATQRDWGVHKGEPIGVAVTVRNEPAIQLIKRLFAAKGNQVKGSSFDDFGNLSFGIREHIDIPGVKYDPQDGILGLDIAISLTRPGFSIRVRSKHKASIGRTHVITAEEAKAFLTREFGIQVV
- a CDS encoding 30S ribosomal protein S4e, whose translation is MVSISGSKKLKRQMAPLFWGITRKDKRFVVTVKPGGHKKDISIPTAVFIRDTLKLATSLREAKSVIYGGKVKVDGVVRSSLHHGIGLMDVVELEGVSDVYRLVPKDLTVLKPIKIDSSEKTKKLLKVTRKVTIKDKKTQLGFHDGRTLVTDTKVNVGDTCVVEVPKTKILNVITLEKGVQVMITSGVNAGRMGKIVELKPGTFVLPKRADVDLGDRQIEIPADLVMAVGKDKPVIQIQ
- the rplX gene encoding 50S ribosomal protein L24, producing MKPTTIRKKMLYAASQHLQSKQLGSHLSKDLKEKYHCSSMRVIEGDSVKVLRGEFKGIEGKVTRVSTEKRGIAIEGIKREKLKGGNVDIYIHPSNVIITSLNLEDKWRQSRLEGQKPKTAKVTSSPENKETKPKEQKEAKKEKPKETKNESKSDDKKDKSKNEKKGTK
- a CDS encoding 50S ribosomal protein L14, producing the protein MAATKSRAVSAKGVQEFRPYVTRALPLGAQVICADNTGAKILEIVMVQKTKTRVARYPSAAVGDFCNVVVKKGPGELRGQIFGAVIVRQKYPVRRLSGVRVTFEDNAAVLVTPEGEIKGTEIKGPVAVEAAEKYPRIANLASMVV
- a CDS encoding 30S ribosomal protein S17, whose translation is MTRNIGLQVKEPKSKCDDTLCPFHGILSIRGKLVQGKVVSAKAPRTVVVQQEFPRLDIKYKRYARSQSKLHAHRPQCIDVKEGDVVLTAECRPISKSVSFVVVEVVS
- a CDS encoding ribonuclease P protein component 1, coding for MITSQNIFYHELIGLDTSIVQSSNNQLVGLSGKILDETKSMFFIQTVTGVKMIPKNYSTWQFHIDGMPVSVNGNTIMKRSYERMGVKA
- the rpmC gene encoding 50S ribosomal protein L29, giving the protein MARIKMKTVREFNETDLKDRLAQLRSELTKLKIEASKGTLRKDSGKVKPLRRDIARVLTRLNEMKSK
- a CDS encoding 30S ribosomal protein S3, which codes for MSSVKNVINDSYKLMLLKDYLREAIKEAGFSEVDIQKTPTGTRVGLHVTRPGIVIGRKGSGIRDLTKVLETDFGLKNPQISVIEIVKPELEPSVMCNRMSQHLAKGTAFRRAVMWTMQTIMEAGAMGVQITTSGKLRGDRSSFEKHSKGILPRAGHQAAVVVSEDIAHVQTKMGLIGVRIRIARKERFVPEFEFKAIKKDLKQKSELPEEVEIVEETQIDPTKPRTESEAIEIEEKLIESVETFEEVEEELK
- a CDS encoding 50S ribosomal protein L22 codes for the protein MHFSYAFQNYDKTRHVRAALREKTISHKHAREIAHTIKGKSIESARIYLQSVVGLERAVPFKRYHNEVGHKSDSGVMSGRYPQKAASEFIRLLDNLESNAEYRGMDLDRLKIINATVHKGRKLERFTPRAMGRATPKVDILTHVELVAQEI
- a CDS encoding 30S ribosomal protein S19; the encoded protein is MVKEYKYRGLQLEEIQNLSLEKLFELLPSRARRSLRRGITDGKRKLLEEIKSAKAGKSNTQIKTHLRDVIILPYFVGLTIHVYSGKEFLPVTIRQEMVGHYLGEFVRTNKRVVHGAPGVGASRSSLYVPLK
- the rplW gene encoding 50S ribosomal protein L23, with the protein product MNLEEATHIILKPYITEKTFALVENESRICFLVREEATKPKIIEAIKLLYKEDPVGLNVCRTVYGKKAFVKFQTVEKARDLATKIGML
- the rplD gene encoding 50S ribosomal protein L4: MKVPVLSTTGSVDGDIELPLVFSTPVRNDLIHRAYIHLESHSFQRQGRYPNAGMDVVAESNSPPTGHHQARVARMAGGGGGRQGQAGGVAMVRKGRQAHPPTSERVIYKMLNKKENKLALCSALAATTSSTLVKLRGHKIDKITTLPLVVSDQIESVSKSKELAKILDSLNLTQDVDRLRNRLKGRSGKPLLRGRKTKVGKSILLVVKDSKNLAKASGSLLGVDVVDAKNLSVLDLAPGAQPVRLTVFSKGAIEEISKIKSPHLEILVTTK
- a CDS encoding 50S ribosomal protein L3; this translates as MGHRKHSQPRRGSLAYLPRGRAKSMEARIRTWPDVEAEQPKLLGYAGFKAACMRIASIDDREKTPNFGKQLVGLGTVVVTPPMTIIGIRGYSKDRYGIDSTFDVYAKDLPKEISRLFKTKTDEKGLEKAEKSLGIIEELYAIAAILPRKAGLEQKKPYVFEVAVKGGDISKQFTFLKDLLGKEVKVDQVFQKGSEVDVAAITKGKGIEGPITRWGVKKKQHKSRKSVRALGTLGPISPATIMYSVPRAGQRGFHQRIQYNNRIMIVSNSQNDELKINPPGGYKHFGLVEGDYVILRGSIPGTYKRLVKLRAPVRPKLSKVTQPKILEIMV